One genomic window of Mucilaginibacter sp. SJ includes the following:
- a CDS encoding LTA synthase family protein produces MESKLRLAEYKVLLYRLFLGYLFYFIARVLFFAFNTHLFAVDSFWALLKLCYYGMAFDTTALLYINSLFILFSVLPLTVNTRPRFQKGMAILYFITNLLAYATNFVDIIYYRFSQVRSTKATLDVLADENNKKLLFTHFSEAYWYVIIIFILCSLCWIWLYNRVKLKSAAVREKKVYFLSSIVSFLLILTLVIGGIRGDFAHSTRPINMVDAYKHIAVPNQGDIVLNTPFAIFRTLGTNNYKLQHWTDEAYIKTNIKPIKQYNTKPANKPNVVIIILESMAREYWGSMNRNINIPGFKSYTPFLDSLSNSSLIFTNAYATGRQSIHAMSSVLAGIPSFQNAFTSSPYAKQQIQSVVSVCDSMGYQTSFFHGAANGSMGFQGFGSILGYKNYYGRTEYNDDKDFDGIWGIWDEHFFQFVGRTLSNQKQPFMATLFTLSSHDPYQLPEKYKSRFKGGPLAIDKCVQYTDNSLRIFFNYAKTQPWFNNTIFVITADHTSQTYYPEYSKQVNRFAVPILFYSANNTYNLKGVRTDLASQMDIYPTVVDLIGYNKPFRSWGRSLVSNQPDEQPRVINSTGNIYQFMQGNYTYLFDGKNFTGIFAVSDKGLEKNLMTAQPNAEMQKGMQDCKALIQDYTDRIVNGKLVAR; encoded by the coding sequence ATGGAAAGTAAATTGAGGTTGGCCGAATATAAAGTACTTTTATACAGGCTGTTTTTGGGGTATTTGTTTTATTTTATTGCAAGGGTATTATTCTTTGCTTTTAATACGCACCTGTTTGCAGTTGACAGCTTTTGGGCGCTGCTTAAATTGTGCTATTACGGTATGGCCTTTGATACCACGGCACTGCTTTATATTAACAGTTTATTCATCCTGTTTAGCGTTTTACCCCTCACGGTAAACACCAGGCCCCGGTTTCAGAAAGGTATGGCTATACTGTACTTTATTACCAACTTACTTGCTTACGCTACCAACTTTGTTGATATCATTTACTATCGCTTTAGCCAGGTACGTTCAACCAAGGCAACACTTGATGTGTTGGCTGACGAGAACAACAAAAAACTATTGTTTACGCATTTTTCGGAAGCTTACTGGTATGTGATCATCATATTTATATTGTGTTCACTTTGCTGGATCTGGCTCTATAACCGGGTGAAGTTAAAATCTGCCGCGGTAAGGGAAAAAAAAGTATATTTCTTATCATCGATAGTGTCGTTCCTGCTCATTCTGACGCTGGTTATCGGAGGCATCAGGGGTGATTTTGCACACAGTACACGGCCTATTAATATGGTTGATGCTTATAAACACATCGCCGTACCCAACCAGGGCGATATTGTGCTGAACACGCCGTTCGCTATTTTCAGGACACTGGGCACCAACAACTACAAACTCCAGCACTGGACGGATGAGGCTTATATTAAAACCAACATCAAACCCATAAAACAATACAACACCAAACCGGCTAATAAACCCAATGTGGTGATCATTATACTCGAAAGTATGGCCCGCGAGTATTGGGGCAGTATGAACCGTAATATTAATATACCGGGATTTAAATCCTATACACCGTTTTTGGATTCACTCTCCAACAGCAGTCTCATATTTACCAATGCCTATGCAACGGGCAGGCAATCAATCCATGCCATGTCGTCGGTATTGGCGGGGATTCCTTCGTTTCAAAATGCTTTTACTTCATCGCCATATGCCAAACAACAGATCCAGTCGGTAGTATCGGTTTGCGATAGCATGGGGTATCAAACTTCGTTCTTTCACGGGGCAGCCAACGGGTCGATGGGATTTCAGGGTTTTGGCAGCATTTTGGGATATAAAAATTATTATGGCCGTACAGAATACAACGACGATAAAGATTTTGACGGTATCTGGGGCATTTGGGATGAACATTTTTTCCAGTTCGTGGGGCGTACGCTGAGCAATCAGAAACAACCCTTTATGGCTACGCTGTTCACCCTGTCATCGCATGATCCATATCAGCTGCCCGAAAAATATAAATCGAGGTTTAAGGGTGGTCCGCTGGCTATTGATAAATGTGTTCAGTATACGGATAATTCACTGCGGATTTTTTTCAATTATGCTAAAACGCAGCCATGGTTTAATAATACCATTTTTGTGATCACGGCCGATCACACCAGTCAAACTTATTATCCTGAGTACAGCAAGCAGGTGAACCGTTTCGCGGTGCCTATCCTGTTTTACAGTGCCAACAATACCTACAATCTTAAAGGCGTGCGTACCGATCTGGCATCGCAAATGGATATTTACCCAACTGTGGTGGATCTGATTGGTTATAACAAACCTTTCAGATCATGGGGGAGGAGCTTGGTGAGTAACCAACCCGATGAGCAGCCAAGGGTGATTAACTCAACAGGGAATATCTACCAGTTTATGCAGGGAAATTATACTTACCTGTTTGATGGTAAAAACTTCACCGGCATTTTTGCCGTGAGTGATAAAGGATTGGAGAAAAATCTGATGACCGCGCAACCCAACGCCGAAATGCAAAAAGGCATGCAGGATTGTAAAGCCCTGATCCAGGATTATACGGATAGGATTGTGAACGGGAAGTTGGTGGCGAGGTAG
- the mutS gene encoding DNA mismatch repair protein MutS, producing MAKDTTKETPLMQQYNAIKVKYPGALLLFRVGDFYETFGEDAVKAAGILGIVLTRRANGAATHIELAGFPHHSLDTYLPKLVRAGQRVAICDQLEDPKTTKTIVKRGVTELVTPGVATNDNILQQKSNNYLASLHFEKNTIGIALIDISTGEFMTAQGNSDYIDKLLQSFSPSEVIYPKSRTRDFKDTYGDRFYTYALDEWPYSGDYANETLLKHFGVKSLKGFGIDKLNLGIIAAGVAIHYLNETEHRNLGHISAISRIEEDRYLWLDRFSIRNLELVGSANENAMTLVDVLDHTCSPMGARLLRRWIVMPLKQIKAINDRLGVVEYLIENEELREELLQYLRQIGDLERLISKIGLQKANPREVCQLKKALTAIAQIKRIAESSQSAPLRAIGEQLNPCALICEKIERELNPEPPVMLVKGSVMNEGINEELDRLRKIAFGGKGYLLEIQKREAELTGIPSLKVSFNNVFGYYLEVTHAHRDKVPSEWIRKQTLVNAERYITPELKEYEEQILGAEEKILALETQLYNDLLYSLAEYIKPIQLNAQLIARLDVLLNFATISIKNYYVKPEINESKVLDIKGGRHPVIEKNLPIGEEYITNSVYLDSETQQIIIITGPNMAGKSALLRQTGLIVLMAQMGCFVPAKAASIGLVDKIFTRVGASDNLSSGESTFMVEMNETASILNNLSDRSLILLDEIGRGTSTYDGISIAWSIAEYLHNHPTARAKTLFATHYHELNELSNSFNRVKNFNVSVKEVGQQIIFLRKLVPGGSEHSFGIHVAKLAGMPSKVLSRANEILKKLENERTGGEHIKESIRKVQKQAVQMQMFSIDDPVLVKIRDTLNNLDVNTLTPVEALMKLDEIQRVVKS from the coding sequence TTGGCTAAAGATACTACCAAAGAAACCCCCTTAATGCAGCAATATAATGCTATCAAAGTAAAGTACCCCGGTGCTTTGCTGCTGTTTAGGGTGGGCGATTTTTATGAAACATTTGGCGAAGACGCCGTAAAGGCTGCCGGTATTTTGGGCATCGTGCTTACCCGCCGGGCAAACGGCGCCGCTACACATATTGAGCTTGCCGGTTTTCCGCACCATTCGCTGGATACTTACCTGCCTAAGCTGGTACGCGCAGGGCAGCGTGTAGCCATCTGCGATCAGCTGGAAGATCCCAAAACTACCAAAACCATTGTTAAGCGTGGCGTAACCGAACTGGTTACACCCGGCGTGGCCACCAATGATAACATCCTGCAGCAAAAAAGCAATAACTACCTGGCTTCGCTGCATTTTGAAAAAAATACAATAGGCATTGCCCTGATTGATATTTCGACCGGCGAGTTCATGACCGCCCAGGGCAACAGCGATTATATTGATAAGCTGCTGCAAAGTTTTTCGCCCAGCGAGGTGATCTATCCTAAAAGCCGTACACGCGATTTTAAGGATACTTATGGCGACCGCTTTTATACCTATGCTCTTGACGAATGGCCTTACAGCGGCGATTATGCAAATGAAACGCTTCTCAAGCATTTCGGAGTTAAATCGCTCAAAGGTTTTGGTATCGATAAACTAAATTTAGGTATCATAGCTGCCGGTGTCGCTATTCATTATTTGAACGAAACAGAACACCGCAACCTGGGCCATATTTCGGCCATCAGCAGGATAGAAGAAGACAGGTACCTATGGCTCGACAGGTTCAGTATTCGCAACCTGGAGCTGGTTGGCTCGGCTAACGAAAACGCCATGACGCTGGTTGATGTGCTTGATCATACCTGTTCGCCCATGGGCGCGCGTTTGCTGCGCCGCTGGATTGTGATGCCGCTGAAGCAGATCAAGGCTATTAACGATCGTTTAGGCGTGGTTGAATACCTGATAGAAAATGAAGAGTTAAGAGAAGAACTGCTCCAATACCTGCGCCAGATAGGTGATTTGGAGAGGCTCATCTCAAAAATAGGTTTACAAAAAGCTAATCCGCGCGAGGTTTGCCAGTTAAAAAAGGCCCTCACCGCCATAGCTCAAATTAAACGTATTGCGGAATCATCACAAAGTGCTCCGCTGCGGGCTATAGGTGAGCAGCTTAACCCCTGTGCACTGATTTGCGAAAAGATAGAACGTGAATTGAACCCCGAGCCGCCGGTGATGCTGGTAAAAGGCTCTGTAATGAACGAGGGGATTAATGAAGAGCTTGACAGGCTGCGTAAGATCGCCTTTGGCGGTAAAGGTTACCTGCTCGAGATCCAGAAACGTGAAGCTGAGTTAACCGGCATCCCGTCACTTAAAGTGTCGTTCAATAACGTATTTGGTTACTACCTGGAGGTTACCCACGCCCATAGGGATAAAGTACCCTCCGAATGGATCCGTAAGCAAACGCTGGTTAATGCCGAGCGTTATATCACGCCCGAGCTTAAAGAATATGAAGAACAGATTTTAGGCGCCGAAGAAAAGATCCTGGCGCTTGAAACACAATTATATAATGACCTGCTGTATTCACTGGCCGAATATATTAAGCCAATCCAGTTGAATGCCCAACTGATAGCCCGTTTGGATGTGCTGCTCAACTTTGCAACCATCTCCATTAAAAACTACTACGTTAAGCCCGAAATTAATGAAAGTAAGGTACTTGACATTAAGGGCGGTCGCCACCCTGTTATTGAAAAGAACCTGCCAATAGGCGAGGAGTACATCACCAACAGCGTTTATCTCGATTCAGAAACCCAGCAGATCATCATTATTACCGGCCCTAATATGGCGGGTAAGTCGGCTTTATTAAGGCAAACAGGCTTGATAGTACTGATGGCCCAAATGGGCTGTTTTGTGCCGGCTAAAGCTGCGTCAATAGGCCTGGTTGATAAGATCTTTACAAGGGTAGGAGCTTCGGATAACCTTTCATCCGGAGAATCAACCTTTATGGTGGAGATGAATGAAACGGCAAGCATCCTCAATAATCTGAGCGACAGAAGCCTGATCCTGTTGGATGAGATCGGTCGCGGAACATCAACGTATGATGGTATTTCGATTGCCTGGTCCATTGCCGAATACCTGCATAACCATCCAACAGCGAGGGCTAAAACCCTGTTTGCTACACATTATCATGAGCTTAACGAGCTGAGCAACTCATTTAACCGGGTTAAAAATTTTAACGTATCGGTAAAAGAAGTAGGCCAGCAGATCATCTTTTTACGTAAGCTGGTACCGGGTGGCAGCGAACACAGCTTCGGGATCCACGTAGCTAAACTGGCCGGGATGCCCTCAAAAGTGCTAAGCCGTGCCAACGAGATCCTAAAGAAGCTGGAAAACGAACGTACCGGCGGCGAACATATTAAAGAGAGTATCCGCAAGGTGCAGAAACAAGCTGTACAAATGCAGATGTTTTCGATAGATGACCCTGTACTGGTAAAGATCCGTGATACGTTGAATAACCTTGATGTAAATACTTTGACCCCGGTTGAGGCACTTATGAAACTGGATGAGATCCAAAGGGTGGTGAAGAGTTGA
- a CDS encoding C40 family peptidase — protein sequence MSIYLRRSFYLFLFFLSPFILSSCHSRKAAMRGQPGEVVNPSPDIASKYSEIMGVDRGEIQNGRLYAFIDQWMGTPYRFGGLDKDGIDCSGLAFLLEQQVYGITIPRMTSKQISVIKRKYEDELKEGDLVFFDFDGKQFSHVGVYLQNGYVVHASSRRGVIIVKLHDPSLYKYFSRAGSIENVPTSMN from the coding sequence ATGAGCATATATCTGCGCCGTAGTTTTTATTTGTTTTTATTTTTCCTTTCCCCTTTTATATTAAGCTCATGTCATTCGCGCAAGGCCGCTATGCGCGGCCAGCCGGGTGAAGTGGTTAACCCTTCGCCTGATATCGCCTCAAAATACTCCGAAATTATGGGGGTAGACAGGGGGGAGATCCAAAACGGCCGTCTTTATGCTTTCATTGATCAATGGATGGGAACGCCCTATAGATTTGGCGGGCTTGATAAAGATGGTATTGATTGCTCCGGCTTGGCATTTCTGCTGGAACAACAGGTTTATGGCATCACCATTCCCCGCATGACCAGCAAGCAGATCTCCGTCATCAAACGAAAATATGAAGATGAGCTAAAGGAAGGCGACCTGGTATTTTTTGATTTCGATGGCAAGCAGTTTAGCCATGTTGGTGTTTACCTGCAAAATGGATATGTTGTGCATGCCAGCTCGCGCCGTGGAGTGATCATCGTAAAACTACACGATCCCTCGCTGTACAAATACTTTTCAAGGGCCGGTTCTATTGAAAATGTACCTACGAGCATGAATTAA
- a CDS encoding DUF3857 domain-containing protein yields MKAFFTILFIFSAVTCVKAQENYDVSLISKDLLPYASSVVRNEEITTEVKDLDNTWLHVKMAVTVLNKNGDDDGEISIWHSKNRVIKDVKGIIYNQYGKPVSKFSESDFDDVSEHDGFSLFSDVKIKHYRPMTTDYPYTVSYEYDVKSKQTLVFKDWEPNPSTGVAVEKSSYTFICKPDFKIRYKEVNVPSKMVIGTNKDGLKTYKWQVSNLKAVRYEPYSPLRTANLVYVKIAPENFSYGGINGSFTNWRELGLWQYNKLNIGRQQLSPQTVARMKELTSDVSDPKQKARKIYEYMQGKTHYINISIGIGGFQPFPASDVDEQNYGDCKALVNYTQALFKAVDIDSYYCVVESGSAKVGMLPDFASMDQGNHVILCLPFKSDTTFLECTNQNYPFGFLGDFTDDRIVLACTPEGGKLIHTPKYTSQANLEQRQANLSISPEGELTGSIITNFKGADYDDREHVIYESKTEQIKDLKRIYPINNLNIESADLKQFKNDRPYTTENLKISARDYGSVTDGKIVFLANPVNRISTVLREVRNRRNDVYINRGYTNEDEITYTLPAGYKVDMRPKKVSIEKPFGKFESSATVNGDKLVYSRKLQLIDGTYNKDTYQELVDFYQSIADVDNDNVTLVKGN; encoded by the coding sequence ATGAAAGCATTTTTTACTATCCTTTTTATATTTTCGGCGGTAACCTGTGTAAAAGCACAGGAAAACTATGACGTATCACTCATTTCAAAAGACCTTTTGCCTTATGCCAGCTCCGTTGTGCGAAATGAAGAGATAACCACCGAGGTAAAAGACCTTGACAATACCTGGCTACATGTAAAGATGGCTGTTACAGTTCTAAATAAAAACGGAGATGATGATGGGGAGATCAGCATCTGGCACAGCAAAAACCGTGTTATAAAAGATGTTAAGGGGATCATTTACAACCAATACGGAAAGCCGGTTAGCAAATTTAGCGAAAGTGATTTTGATGATGTTAGCGAACATGATGGTTTCAGCCTCTTTAGCGATGTTAAAATCAAACACTATCGTCCAATGACAACCGACTATCCCTATACTGTAAGCTACGAATATGATGTAAAATCGAAACAAACACTGGTGTTTAAAGATTGGGAGCCAAATCCGTCAACCGGTGTAGCCGTCGAAAAAAGTTCATACACATTTATCTGTAAGCCCGATTTTAAAATCAGGTATAAAGAGGTAAACGTTCCATCAAAGATGGTTATTGGCACCAATAAAGACGGATTAAAAACATATAAATGGCAGGTGAGCAATTTAAAAGCTGTCAGATATGAACCTTACAGCCCACTTCGCACCGCAAACTTAGTCTACGTTAAAATTGCCCCCGAAAATTTCAGCTATGGCGGTATAAACGGTTCGTTTACCAACTGGCGTGAGCTTGGATTATGGCAATATAATAAGCTTAATATAGGCAGGCAGCAGTTATCGCCACAAACTGTTGCCCGTATGAAAGAGCTTACCAGTGATGTTTCCGATCCTAAGCAAAAAGCCCGTAAAATCTATGAATATATGCAGGGCAAAACGCATTACATCAATATTTCGATTGGCATTGGCGGATTTCAACCCTTCCCCGCATCAGATGTGGACGAGCAAAACTATGGGGATTGTAAGGCTTTGGTTAACTATACCCAGGCATTGTTTAAAGCAGTTGATATTGATTCATATTATTGCGTAGTTGAATCGGGAAGTGCTAAAGTAGGAATGCTTCCTGATTTTGCAAGCATGGATCAGGGCAATCATGTTATTTTATGCCTGCCTTTTAAAAGTGATACTACCTTTTTAGAATGTACCAATCAAAACTATCCTTTCGGCTTTTTAGGCGACTTTACCGATGACCGTATTGTTTTAGCCTGTACACCGGAAGGAGGTAAATTGATTCATACACCTAAATACACGTCACAAGCTAATTTGGAGCAACGTCAGGCTAACCTTTCAATATCTCCGGAGGGCGAACTTACAGGATCAATAATAACCAATTTCAAAGGGGCCGATTACGACGATCGCGAGCATGTGATCTACGAATCAAAAACGGAGCAAATAAAAGATCTCAAAAGAATATACCCCATTAATAACCTGAATATTGAAAGCGCCGACCTGAAACAGTTTAAAAACGACCGACCCTATACAACCGAAAACCTGAAGATCTCCGCACGTGACTATGGATCAGTAACCGATGGAAAAATTGTATTTCTGGCCAATCCGGTTAATAGGATAAGCACTGTGCTGCGCGAGGTGCGCAACCGCCGTAACGATGTTTACATTAACAGGGGTTACACCAATGAAGATGAAATTACCTATACCCTACCTGCAGGATATAAGGTTGATATGCGCCCCAAAAAAGTAAGTATTGAAAAACCTTTCGGAAAGTTTGAATCAAGCGCAACGGTAAATGGAGATAAGCTGGTATACAGCCGCAAGCTGCAACTTATTGATGGCACTTACAACAAGGATACCTATCAGGAACTGGTCGACTTTTATCAGTCAATTGCTGATGTGGATAATGACAACGTTACCTTAGTTAAAGGTAACTAA
- a CDS encoding DUF3857 domain-containing protein, translating to MNRFLLILLIFIGLSHLASAQDFETGMEGPEIDMVKYDKDPQANAVFLNEFGKTRIDEVSDHIRMVFTYHAKIKIFSKEGLNKGTIAIPIHNGDNSYEEVQNISGTTYYKDDNGIIQQAELDTKKVYTVKDYKYGSTVKFVLPALRPGCVIEYKYEVVSPYWDLFHGWNFQDDVPKVYSQYEVHIPGFWNFNASLRGALKLTKSTSEVERECFSSGGSKADCSHITYAMKDIPAFVEEDYMTARKNFLSAIFFELVEWTNPYTNVKSVISKEWSDVDRQLKISDGFGSQLKRTSLLKERIAPVIAGKTDDLDKAETIYNWVQKQLKWNDYIGIESNEGIKKALDTHTGSIADINLTLVTALSAAGLNAEAVLLSTREHGMVNTLYPVLTDFNYVIARLTIGEKTYLLDATDPLLSFGLLPLKCINDRGRVINLNKPSYWVELTSQQKAATTRTLDLTLLDNGKLKGTIVNYYKGYDAFEKRKAIKKFNTIDEYVEDFDEKQPKLKVLNYEITNLDSLDNPLREKFEVEIDAFDNLNHDKLAFNPFLWEKRTTNPFKLAERDYPVDWAFASDKRLILVMHLPQQYIVEAPPQVVTYSLPNKGGMFATTFETQDNTFTFSNITQLNKSVYDSAEYPYLKEFFNKIILTEKGDMIFKKK from the coding sequence ATGAACAGATTTCTTCTTATTCTTTTGATTTTCATTGGCTTATCACACCTTGCGTCGGCCCAGGACTTTGAAACCGGTATGGAAGGACCGGAAATTGATATGGTTAAATATGATAAAGATCCGCAGGCCAACGCCGTTTTTCTAAACGAATTTGGCAAAACCAGGATTGACGAAGTCAGCGACCATATAAGAATGGTATTTACCTATCATGCCAAAATAAAGATCTTCAGTAAAGAAGGCCTTAACAAAGGTACTATTGCAATTCCCATCCATAACGGCGATAATAGTTATGAAGAAGTTCAAAACATTAGCGGAACAACTTATTACAAAGATGATAACGGCATAATTCAACAGGCCGAACTGGACACCAAAAAAGTTTATACCGTAAAAGATTATAAGTATGGCAGTACAGTAAAATTTGTACTACCTGCCTTACGCCCAGGCTGTGTCATTGAATATAAATACGAGGTTGTATCGCCGTATTGGGATTTATTTCATGGATGGAATTTCCAGGATGATGTTCCTAAAGTATACTCTCAATATGAAGTACATATCCCGGGCTTTTGGAACTTTAACGCTTCATTGCGCGGAGCACTGAAACTCACTAAAAGCACTTCGGAAGTTGAACGCGAATGCTTCTCATCCGGAGGCTCTAAAGCCGATTGCTCGCACATTACTTATGCCATGAAAGATATCCCGGCCTTTGTTGAAGAAGATTACATGACAGCGCGAAAAAATTTCCTGTCGGCTATATTTTTCGAACTGGTTGAATGGACAAACCCTTATACCAACGTTAAAAGTGTTATAAGCAAGGAATGGAGTGACGTTGACCGCCAGTTAAAAATATCAGACGGATTTGGCTCCCAGTTAAAACGGACCAGCTTGCTTAAAGAACGCATAGCCCCTGTTATTGCGGGTAAAACGGATGATCTGGATAAAGCTGAAACCATCTACAATTGGGTACAAAAACAGTTAAAATGGAACGATTATATCGGCATAGAAAGTAACGAAGGTATTAAGAAAGCCCTTGATACTCACACCGGCAGTATTGCCGATATCAACTTAACGCTGGTTACCGCATTGAGCGCAGCTGGCTTAAATGCCGAAGCGGTTTTACTTTCAACCCGCGAACATGGAATGGTTAATACGCTTTATCCGGTATTAACCGATTTTAATTATGTAATTGCCCGGCTAACTATTGGCGAAAAAACTTACCTTCTGGATGCTACCGATCCATTGCTTTCGTTCGGGCTTCTGCCGCTCAAGTGCATTAATGACCGCGGCAGGGTAATCAATCTCAATAAGCCATCGTACTGGGTTGAGCTAACTTCACAGCAAAAAGCTGCCACTACCCGTACGCTCGACCTTACTTTGCTTGATAATGGTAAGCTTAAAGGTACCATTGTGAATTATTACAAGGGTTATGATGCTTTTGAAAAACGCAAAGCCATCAAAAAATTCAATACTATCGATGAGTATGTTGAGGATTTTGATGAGAAACAGCCCAAACTCAAGGTATTGAATTACGAAATTACAAACCTCGACAGTCTCGACAACCCGTTAAGGGAAAAATTTGAGGTTGAAATTGACGCATTTGATAACCTTAATCATGATAAATTAGCGTTCAATCCCTTCCTTTGGGAAAAGCGCACCACCAATCCGTTTAAACTGGCCGAACGTGATTATCCTGTTGACTGGGCTTTTGCATCAGATAAGAGGCTGATATTAGTAATGCACCTGCCCCAGCAGTATATTGTTGAAGCACCTCCGCAGGTAGTTACCTATTCATTGCCCAACAAAGGCGGCATGTTTGCTACAACCTTTGAAACACAAGACAATACCTTCACTTTTTCAAATATAACGCAGCTCAATAAATCAGTTTACGATTCGGCCGAATACCCCTACCTGAAGGAATTTTTTAACAAGATCATCCTAACCGAAAAAGGAGACATGATCTTCAAGAAAAAATAA